In Ensifer canadensis, a genomic segment contains:
- the lptF gene encoding LPS export ABC transporter permease LptF, which yields MKLIERYIFRRALTMFLATLLPLLGIVWTTQALTNVNLVTDSGQSVFAFLKLATLILPSVVPIILPFALVIGVTQTLTTMNTDSELTVLNAAGSSRMTIIRPIIYLAAGLSVLSFVVDNFVEPYSRVAVRKMLATANADLLSSVVQENAFRKITDGLYVQVGGRRGGGVLEGIFVADSRNPAFELVYYAREGAVDEKSSALVMKDGEVQRKLPDGGVSIIKFDSYAFDLADMTKATREATIRAKDRDLPNLFNPDPNDSVYQGNPLAFTAELHRRLTEWTFPLVFGLIALVFCSDARSHREARVHPMVSALGSALVIRWMTFYAGNSAEDSVWFVPLMYIVPLATGALAIHQLASNRRLDIPMTWQEKLSELMVRLRLVRPSSDGSNAS from the coding sequence ATGAAGCTGATCGAACGCTACATTTTCCGGCGTGCCCTGACCATGTTCCTCGCTACGCTTTTGCCGTTGCTCGGCATCGTGTGGACGACGCAGGCCCTGACCAACGTCAACCTGGTTACCGATAGCGGGCAGTCCGTCTTCGCCTTCCTGAAGCTGGCAACGCTCATTCTGCCGTCGGTCGTGCCGATCATTCTGCCTTTCGCCCTGGTGATCGGCGTAACCCAGACGCTCACGACGATGAATACCGATTCGGAGCTGACGGTGCTGAACGCGGCCGGAAGCTCGCGCATGACCATCATCCGGCCGATCATCTATCTCGCCGCTGGCCTTAGCGTCCTGTCGTTCGTGGTCGACAATTTTGTCGAGCCCTATTCGCGCGTCGCTGTGCGCAAGATGCTAGCAACGGCCAACGCCGACCTGCTTTCCTCGGTCGTCCAGGAGAACGCCTTCCGCAAGATTACTGACGGCCTCTATGTCCAGGTTGGCGGCCGGCGCGGCGGTGGTGTGCTTGAGGGGATTTTCGTTGCCGATTCGCGCAACCCGGCTTTCGAGCTCGTCTATTATGCGCGCGAAGGTGCCGTGGACGAGAAAAGCTCGGCGCTGGTCATGAAGGACGGCGAAGTCCAACGCAAACTGCCGGACGGCGGCGTGTCGATCATCAAATTCGATTCCTACGCCTTCGATCTGGCCGACATGACGAAGGCGACCCGCGAAGCGACGATACGCGCCAAGGATCGCGACCTTCCCAATCTTTTCAATCCGGATCCCAATGATTCTGTCTACCAGGGCAACCCGCTTGCCTTCACCGCCGAACTGCACCGCCGCCTGACGGAATGGACGTTCCCGCTGGTGTTCGGCCTGATCGCGCTTGTCTTCTGCAGTGATGCACGCTCGCACCGCGAGGCGCGCGTCCATCCGATGGTCAGCGCACTCGGCTCTGCCCTCGTCATCCGATGGATGACGTTCTATGCGGGCAACAGCGCCGAGGATTCCGTCTGGTTCGTTCCGTTGATGTATATCGTGCCCCTTGCGACCGGAGCGCTCGCCATTCACCAACTCGCCAGCAACCGGCGTCTCGACATTCCGATGACCTGGCAGGAAAAGCTGTCCGAGCTGATGGTTCGCCTTCGCCTCGTGCGCCCCTCATCTGACGGGAGCAACGCATCATGA
- the rsmA gene encoding 16S rRNA (adenine(1518)-N(6)/adenine(1519)-N(6))-dimethyltransferase RsmA, whose translation MAALDGLPPLRDVIQRHGLDAKKALGQNFLLDLNLTQKIARTAGPLEDVTVIEVGPGPGGLTRAILALGAKKVVAIERDARCLPALAEISGHYPNRLDVIEGDALKIDFEEITGGGPVKIIANLPYNVGTQLLVNWLLPKTWPPFWQSLTLMFQREVGLRIVADADDDHYGRLGVLCGWRTNARMAFDVPPQAFTPPPKVTSSVVHLEPVANPIPCAVSSLEKVTHAAFGQRRKMLRQSLKPLGGETLLAKADINPQRRAETLSVEEFCRLANCL comes from the coding sequence ATGGCCGCTCTCGACGGGCTCCCGCCGCTTCGGGATGTCATCCAACGCCATGGCCTCGACGCCAAGAAGGCGCTCGGGCAGAACTTCCTGCTCGATCTCAATCTCACACAGAAGATTGCCCGGACGGCCGGCCCGCTCGAGGACGTGACAGTCATCGAAGTCGGCCCAGGCCCGGGCGGCCTGACGCGAGCAATCCTAGCACTTGGCGCAAAGAAGGTAGTGGCGATCGAAAGGGACGCGCGCTGCCTGCCGGCGCTTGCCGAAATCTCCGGCCACTATCCGAACCGTCTCGATGTCATCGAGGGTGACGCGCTCAAGATTGACTTTGAGGAGATCACCGGTGGTGGCCCGGTCAAGATCATCGCCAACCTGCCCTATAATGTCGGCACGCAGCTTCTGGTCAATTGGCTGCTGCCAAAGACATGGCCGCCCTTCTGGCAGTCGCTGACACTGATGTTTCAGCGCGAGGTAGGCTTGAGGATCGTGGCCGACGCTGACGACGATCATTACGGGCGTCTGGGGGTTCTGTGTGGCTGGCGAACGAACGCCCGCATGGCCTTCGACGTGCCGCCGCAGGCCTTCACGCCCCCGCCCAAGGTGACATCCTCGGTCGTGCATCTGGAGCCGGTCGCCAATCCGATCCCCTGCGCGGTGTCGTCTTTGGAGAAAGTGACGCACGCCGCCTTCGGCCAGCGCCGCAAGATGCTCCGCCAGAGCCTGAAGCCGCTTGGTGGCGAAACGCTGCTGGCAAAAGCCGACATCAATCCACAGCGGCGCGCCGAAACGCTCTCCGTGGAAGAATTCTGTCGGCTGGCAAACTGCCTCTAG
- a CDS encoding LPS-assembly protein LptD: MAVGNRKRTKLINAALLAGVALQTLAMGMSAPALAQQTSERLDSLRPNMPEDAKLLLSANELVYNKDAEKVILRGNVQIDYGGYKMVARQVEYDQKSGRIHATGEIQLIEPGGNVVYAEKMDVTDDFGNGFIDALRIETTDLTRLAATSGERRNGEEFILNEAVYTACTPCTTKPDHRSLWHIKAQRVVQNGRTRTIRLENARFELFGKPIAYIPVMELPDHTVKRKSGFLFPQFQYTQKLGAGVGVPYYWAISPYMDATATVTGLSRQGFLLEGEFRQSFHNGLHTLRFAGISQLDKSRFTPGTVDALETNRGMVASRGVFEINPRWSFGWNVLVQSDNNFAKTYELSTFDGTTYVNQAYLTGLGKRNFFDLRAFYFDIQDADPNSIAENQQPTAQVLDYSYKAPEPVLGGELSATVNLTNIKRNRLDLDAVPDVNRYLGLEGTSHRLTAELEWKRTYIAPGGFVLTPLLAARGDALGLNMTDPGPGYAGDYDNSDAATRRMLTAGLEARYPILFVGDNSSHVLEPIAQIYARPDEQHPGGLPNEDAQSFVFDATNLFDRDKYSGFDRIEGGTRANVGLRYTGTFDSGYGLRGIVGQSYQLGGLNSFATEDLVQAGANSGLESTRSDYVAMFGVDAPSGLMASLSGRLDEEDLALRRADATVGYLGLTWQAAMTYTRIEAQPLYGSLDNQDEIQTAAAYRFHDYWSVFGAITYDINNDVISRNGFGITYDDQDTLFSLVYKQERDTDNTIANDWSIGARISFRTLGDVNVGDTKFEELDYY; encoded by the coding sequence GTGGCGGTAGGCAACCGCAAACGTACAAAGCTGATCAACGCTGCCCTGCTCGCAGGAGTGGCGCTGCAGACACTTGCCATGGGAATGAGTGCACCCGCGCTCGCGCAGCAGACGTCGGAGCGCCTTGATTCGCTGCGCCCGAACATGCCGGAAGATGCCAAGCTGCTTCTGTCCGCCAATGAGCTTGTCTATAACAAGGACGCCGAAAAGGTCATCTTGCGCGGCAACGTGCAGATCGATTACGGCGGCTACAAGATGGTGGCCCGACAGGTCGAATACGACCAGAAATCGGGCCGCATTCATGCCACCGGTGAAATCCAGTTGATCGAGCCGGGCGGCAATGTCGTCTATGCCGAAAAGATGGACGTCACCGATGACTTCGGCAACGGCTTCATTGATGCCTTGCGGATAGAGACGACCGATCTGACACGGCTTGCTGCGACCAGCGGCGAACGGCGGAACGGCGAAGAATTCATCCTCAACGAGGCCGTTTACACCGCGTGCACGCCCTGCACGACGAAGCCCGATCACCGTTCGCTGTGGCACATCAAGGCCCAGCGCGTCGTCCAGAATGGACGTACGCGGACGATACGGCTGGAAAACGCCCGTTTCGAGCTTTTTGGCAAGCCCATCGCCTATATTCCGGTGATGGAACTGCCTGATCATACGGTCAAGCGCAAGAGCGGCTTCCTGTTCCCGCAGTTTCAGTACACACAGAAGCTCGGCGCAGGCGTGGGCGTCCCCTACTATTGGGCGATCTCGCCCTATATGGACGCGACCGCCACCGTGACGGGCCTGAGCCGCCAAGGCTTCCTGCTCGAAGGCGAGTTTCGCCAGAGCTTCCACAACGGCCTTCACACCTTGCGCTTCGCCGGCATCAGCCAGCTCGACAAGAGCCGCTTCACGCCTGGTACGGTCGACGCGCTTGAAACGAACCGCGGCATGGTCGCTTCCAGGGGCGTATTCGAGATCAATCCGCGCTGGAGCTTCGGCTGGAACGTCCTCGTCCAATCCGACAACAACTTCGCCAAGACCTACGAACTGTCGACTTTCGACGGAACGACCTACGTCAACCAGGCGTATCTGACCGGGCTTGGCAAGCGGAACTTCTTCGACCTGCGCGCCTTCTATTTCGATATCCAGGACGCAGATCCGAACAGCATCGCTGAAAACCAGCAGCCTACCGCGCAGGTTCTGGATTATTCCTACAAGGCGCCAGAGCCGGTATTGGGAGGCGAACTTTCGGCGACGGTGAACCTCACCAACATCAAGCGAAACCGGCTTGACCTTGACGCCGTTCCAGACGTCAACAGGTACCTAGGTCTCGAGGGCACGTCGCACCGCCTCACGGCCGAACTCGAATGGAAGCGTACCTACATTGCTCCGGGCGGGTTCGTGCTGACGCCGTTGCTTGCCGCGCGCGGTGATGCGCTCGGCCTGAACATGACGGATCCGGGGCCTGGTTATGCCGGGGATTATGACAACAGCGACGCCGCGACGCGGCGGATGCTGACGGCGGGCCTCGAAGCGCGCTATCCGATCCTCTTCGTCGGCGACAACAGCAGCCACGTACTCGAGCCGATCGCCCAGATCTATGCCCGTCCCGACGAGCAGCATCCCGGTGGCCTGCCAAACGAAGATGCGCAGAGCTTTGTCTTCGACGCGACGAACCTGTTTGATCGCGACAAGTACTCCGGCTTCGACCGCATCGAAGGCGGCACGCGCGCCAACGTCGGTCTTCGCTATACCGGGACATTCGACAGCGGCTACGGCTTGCGCGGCATCGTCGGCCAATCCTACCAGCTTGGCGGTTTGAACTCGTTCGCAACGGAAGACTTGGTCCAGGCGGGAGCGAATTCGGGCCTCGAGAGCACACGGTCCGACTACGTCGCCATGTTCGGTGTCGATGCGCCGTCTGGCCTTATGGCCAGCCTTTCCGGCCGTCTCGATGAAGAGGACCTGGCGCTGCGTCGCGCCGATGCCACCGTGGGGTATCTTGGCCTTACCTGGCAGGCGGCAATGACCTATACGCGCATCGAGGCGCAGCCGCTTTACGGCTCGCTCGACAACCAGGACGAAATCCAGACCGCGGCGGCCTACAGGTTCCACGATTACTGGTCCGTCTTCGGCGCGATAACCTACGACATCAACAACGATGTCATCTCGCGCAATGGCTTCGGCATCACCTATGACGATCAAGACACGCTGTTCTCGCTCGTCTACAAGCAGGAACGCGATACCGACAACACGATTGCGAACGACTGGTCGATCGGCGCCCGCATCAGCTTCCGTACGCTTGGCGACGTCAATGTCGGCGACACGAAGTTCGAAGAGCTGGACTACTATTGA
- a CDS encoding peptidylprolyl isomerase — translation MMGGKMSILRTLSALALAGSLSIAVCASAQAASQVTVTVNNTVITSGDVAKRVAFLRLQRQAGGAEEAKKQLVDEVLKRGEIARIGQSVSTQDVDAAYARFAAGNKLSPEQLGKILDQAGVGSDHFKQFIAVQMSWPRAVNFRFGNSSRLQGADLVKRMMEGGGTKPVTTEYYLKQVIFVIPEKKRGAITGKRQAEANAARGQFPGCDTAKVFAANYRDVSIRDLGRMLVQQLPDEWKPLVEKAGDGNTTGTRVTEKGVEFLAICKKRQVNDDTAAEIVFRAEDIGKKKAGGEDPNSEKYLEELRKKAQIVNK, via the coding sequence ATGATGGGCGGGAAAATGTCGATCTTGAGGACGCTTTCGGCACTGGCTTTGGCCGGCAGCCTGAGCATTGCCGTTTGCGCCAGCGCGCAAGCTGCAAGCCAGGTGACGGTAACGGTCAACAACACCGTGATCACCTCCGGCGACGTTGCCAAGCGCGTCGCCTTCCTTCGCCTGCAACGCCAGGCTGGTGGCGCAGAAGAAGCCAAGAAGCAGCTCGTCGACGAGGTGCTTAAGCGTGGCGAGATCGCGCGGATCGGCCAGTCGGTCAGTACGCAGGACGTGGACGCGGCCTATGCGCGCTTTGCAGCCGGCAACAAGCTCTCGCCGGAGCAGCTCGGCAAGATTCTCGATCAAGCCGGCGTTGGTTCCGACCATTTCAAGCAGTTCATCGCGGTGCAGATGAGCTGGCCTCGCGCCGTCAACTTCCGTTTCGGCAACTCAAGTCGCCTGCAAGGCGCTGATCTCGTCAAGCGCATGATGGAAGGCGGAGGCACCAAGCCGGTCACAACGGAATACTATCTCAAGCAGGTCATCTTCGTCATTCCGGAGAAGAAGCGCGGCGCCATCACCGGCAAGCGTCAGGCGGAAGCCAACGCAGCGCGTGGTCAGTTCCCGGGATGCGATACCGCCAAGGTTTTCGCGGCAAACTACCGTGACGTTTCTATCCGCGATCTCGGCCGCATGCTTGTCCAGCAGTTGCCGGACGAGTGGAAGCCGCTCGTCGAGAAGGCCGGCGACGGCAACACGACGGGAACACGCGTGACCGAAAAGGGCGTCGAATTCCTGGCGATCTGCAAGAAGCGCCAGGTCAATGACGACACCGCAGCCGAAATCGTCTTCCGCGCCGAGGACATCGGCAAGAAGAAGGCCGGCGGTGAAGACCCGAACAGCGAAAAGTACCTCGAAGAACTGCGCAAGAAGGCGCAGATCGTCAACAAGTAA
- the lptG gene encoding LPS export ABC transporter permease LptG, with amino-acid sequence MIFTTLGRYFLTRYAVTTFWFLVGIFSLVFIIDFSEQASRLSNLPHYSVTGALLISAFRIPTILQQTVPFVALFSAMAALISLNRRYELVVTRAAGISVWQFLRPFVLGAFLFGVLAVLALNPLAAWGTKKEETLLAALGSSRTSDAGSIPWLRQIYEGTDTIIGARSVQDGGTTLLNVTVIHFDPQGSIILRQDAASAKLEDGYWLLNGVTETSSGQLPRRLQTAQLRTNLKPEFVQERLAKADSIQFFDLPRKIEVARSFGFSTNGMETQFHSLLSLPLLLVAMTLIAACVSLKFSRFNQSRSVILGGILSGFVLYVVTVLVKAFGSSGIVPPFVAAWLPVVVAMALGSTILLNQEDG; translated from the coding sequence ATGATTTTCACCACACTCGGCCGCTACTTTCTGACCCGTTATGCTGTCACGACCTTCTGGTTTCTGGTCGGCATTTTTTCGCTGGTCTTCATCATCGACTTCAGCGAACAGGCGAGCCGCCTGTCCAACCTTCCGCATTATTCGGTCACCGGCGCGTTGCTGATCAGCGCGTTCCGGATCCCGACCATCCTGCAACAAACCGTGCCCTTCGTGGCACTCTTCTCGGCGATGGCGGCTCTGATCTCGCTCAACCGCCGCTACGAGCTCGTGGTTACCCGCGCCGCGGGCATTTCGGTGTGGCAGTTCCTGCGCCCGTTCGTGCTTGGCGCCTTCCTGTTCGGCGTACTCGCCGTGCTTGCGCTAAACCCGCTCGCAGCCTGGGGCACGAAGAAGGAAGAGACCCTGCTTGCTGCCCTCGGGTCATCGCGCACCTCGGATGCCGGCTCGATTCCCTGGCTGCGACAGATCTATGAAGGCACCGATACGATCATCGGCGCACGCTCGGTTCAGGATGGCGGCACCACACTTCTGAACGTCACCGTCATCCACTTTGATCCACAGGGTTCGATCATTCTGAGACAGGATGCCGCCTCCGCTAAACTCGAAGATGGTTACTGGCTTCTTAATGGCGTAACGGAAACAAGCAGCGGACAGCTGCCTCGCCGTCTGCAAACGGCACAACTCCGCACGAATCTGAAGCCAGAGTTTGTTCAGGAAAGGCTTGCAAAGGCTGATTCCATTCAGTTTTTCGACCTTCCGCGGAAGATCGAGGTGGCGCGCTCCTTCGGCTTTTCCACAAACGGCATGGAAACCCAATTCCACTCCCTGTTGTCACTGCCGCTGCTGCTTGTCGCCATGACGCTGATCGCTGCGTGCGTGTCGCTGAAATTTAGCCGGTTCAACCAATCGCGCTCGGTGATTCTCGGTGGAATCCTGTCGGGCTTCGTGCTTTATGTCGTCACCGTGCTTGTCAAAGCATTCGGGAGCAGCGGTATTGTACCTCCCTTCGTTGCAGCCTGGTTGCCAGTTGTTGTAGCGATGGCGCTGGGCTCGACGATTCTTTTAAATCAGGAGGATGGCTAG
- a CDS encoding YicC/YloC family endoribonuclease, whose product MPLQSMTGFARREGSSGRHRWAWELRSVNGKGLDVRLRLPQGLERFEPDVRRLTAEFFSRGNLQISLSVSGAESAVEAVVNQAALTAVLTLREQLGDLVDPAPLKFDTLLAIRGIVDFREPEESEAQRASLDDDIMTGLKLALSDLRSMRAEEGGALCQILLAQVGSIEALTATVENDPSRSPGAIAERLAQQVALVMGSGSSLDRDRLHAEVALLATKADLREELDRLGSHIVAARDLLSKGGPVGRKLDFLAQEFNRESNTICSKSNAAVVSAAGIELKVVIDQFREQVQNLE is encoded by the coding sequence ATGCCGCTCCAATCGATGACCGGCTTTGCCCGGAGAGAAGGCAGCAGCGGCCGGCATCGCTGGGCCTGGGAATTGCGCTCCGTCAACGGCAAGGGCCTCGATGTCAGGCTTCGCCTGCCGCAGGGACTTGAGCGGTTCGAGCCGGATGTGCGCCGGCTCACTGCAGAATTTTTCTCAAGAGGCAATCTGCAGATCAGCCTGTCCGTCAGTGGAGCGGAGAGCGCTGTCGAAGCGGTGGTGAACCAGGCGGCGCTGACGGCTGTCCTGACCTTGCGCGAACAGCTCGGAGACCTCGTCGATCCCGCACCGCTCAAGTTCGACACGCTGCTGGCGATCCGAGGCATTGTCGACTTCCGTGAGCCCGAGGAGAGTGAAGCGCAACGCGCGTCCCTCGACGACGATATCATGACGGGCCTCAAGCTTGCTCTCAGCGATCTGCGCAGCATGCGCGCCGAAGAGGGCGGGGCGCTCTGTCAGATCCTGCTGGCGCAGGTCGGCAGCATCGAAGCACTGACGGCAACAGTCGAGAATGATCCCTCGCGCAGCCCGGGGGCAATTGCCGAAAGGCTGGCGCAGCAGGTGGCGCTGGTGATGGGCAGCGGCTCTTCGCTCGATCGCGACCGGCTGCATGCCGAAGTGGCACTGCTTGCGACCAAGGCCGATTTGAGAGAGGAGCTGGACAGGCTTGGCTCTCATATTGTCGCTGCCCGCGACCTCTTGTCGAAAGGCGGGCCGGTCGGCCGCAAGCTTGATTTCCTGGCACAGGAATTTAACCGCGAATCGAATACGATCTGTTCCAAATCGAATGCGGCAGTGGTCTCCGCCGCCGGCATCGAGTTGAAAGTGGTGATCGATCAGTTCCGCGAACAGGTTCAAAATCTGGAGTAA
- the pdxA gene encoding 4-hydroxythreonine-4-phosphate dehydrogenase PdxA, with amino-acid sequence MRDTTGGPLALTMGDPAGIGLDLSLTTWLGRRERATPPFLFIGDPTVLAARAALLGHTVAIRETDCRDAVSIFADALPVLPVRCPSPVIAGEADSANAPAVTGSIDTAVQLVMDGEASAVVTNPIAKAVLYEAGFRFPGHTEYLADLAEKATGEPLLPVMMLAGPKLRAVPVTIHIPLKDVPAQLTADLIYRTCTITAADLRTRFGLDRPKLALAGLNPHAGEGGALGAEDDAIIRPVVERLRAEGIDATGPLPADTMFHDRARATYDVAICMYHDQALIPAKALGFDDSVNVTLGLPFIRTSPDHGTAFSLAGKGIARDDSLLAALKLAAELSNNTAGVIV; translated from the coding sequence ATGCGTGACACGACCGGCGGGCCCCTTGCCCTGACCATGGGCGATCCTGCCGGGATCGGACTCGACCTTAGCCTGACCACCTGGCTTGGCCGCCGTGAACGCGCGACCCCGCCATTCCTTTTCATCGGTGACCCCACAGTTCTCGCGGCGCGGGCAGCATTGCTCGGGCATACGGTTGCGATCCGCGAGACCGATTGCCGGGATGCCGTCTCCATTTTTGCCGACGCCTTGCCCGTTCTGCCGGTGCGCTGCCCTTCTCCCGTCATTGCTGGCGAGGCCGATTCTGCCAACGCTCCGGCCGTAACGGGGTCGATTGACACAGCGGTACAGCTGGTCATGGATGGCGAGGCTTCAGCCGTCGTCACGAACCCGATCGCCAAGGCCGTGCTCTACGAAGCCGGCTTCCGCTTCCCCGGCCATACCGAATACCTTGCTGATCTCGCGGAGAAGGCCACCGGCGAGCCCCTGTTGCCGGTGATGATGTTGGCCGGCCCCAAGCTTCGTGCCGTGCCGGTGACCATCCACATCCCGCTGAAAGACGTGCCCGCCCAGCTCACGGCAGATCTGATCTATCGAACCTGCACCATTACCGCGGCGGATCTTCGCACGCGCTTCGGCCTCGACAGGCCGAAGCTGGCACTCGCCGGGCTCAATCCCCACGCCGGCGAAGGTGGAGCGCTGGGCGCCGAAGACGATGCCATTATCCGTCCGGTCGTCGAACGGCTGCGCGCCGAAGGCATCGATGCAACCGGGCCTCTGCCCGCCGATACGATGTTTCACGACCGCGCGCGTGCGACCTATGACGTGGCGATCTGCATGTATCACGACCAGGCGCTCATCCCCGCCAAGGCACTTGGTTTCGACGATAGCGTCAATGTCACGCTCGGCCTCCCCTTCATCCGCACGTCGCCCGATCATGGCACCGCCTTCAGCCTCGCCGGAAAGGGCATTGCCAGGGACGACAGCCTGCTCGCAGCCTTGAAGCTCGCGGCAGAACTTTCCAACAATACCGCAGGAGTTATCGTCTGA
- the mltG gene encoding endolytic transglycosylase MltG, which yields MSDSNENGAAQFGRSDTGNNGPIIPKSASEALRPEKAPQPPTKRSRKARSQVVIFLNFVMTVIVFVALAAAGTVYYAMHQYEKAGPLEANKNFIVRSGAGISEIASGLERGNIITDGRVFRFVSEAYLDNDTLKAGEYEIKAGSSMQEIMQLLKSGKSILYSVSLPEGLTVKQMFHRLSDDEVLVGDLPQELPAEGSLKPDTYKFTRGTKRVEIVQQMAAAQKALVDQIWEKRDPNLPVSTVEEFVTLASIVEKETGRADERPRVASVFINRLDKGMRLQSDPTIIYGIFGGDGKPADRPILKSDLDKDTPYNTYIIKGLPPTAIANPGRAALEAVANPSRTPELYFVADGTGGHVFAVTLDEHNANVRRWRKVEAEKAAEAAKAAQDAATTAQPQ from the coding sequence GTGAGCGACTCAAACGAGAACGGCGCGGCGCAATTCGGCCGCAGCGACACCGGGAACAACGGGCCGATCATTCCGAAATCGGCCAGCGAAGCCTTGCGCCCCGAGAAGGCGCCGCAGCCGCCTACGAAGCGTTCGCGCAAGGCGCGCAGCCAGGTCGTGATCTTCCTGAATTTCGTCATGACCGTTATCGTCTTCGTCGCGCTCGCAGCGGCCGGGACCGTCTATTATGCGATGCATCAGTACGAAAAAGCAGGCCCGCTCGAAGCCAACAAGAACTTCATCGTCAGAAGCGGCGCCGGTATCAGCGAGATCGCCAGCGGCCTCGAGCGTGGCAACATCATCACCGATGGCCGCGTCTTCCGGTTCGTCTCGGAGGCTTACCTGGACAACGACACACTGAAGGCCGGCGAGTACGAGATCAAGGCTGGATCATCGATGCAGGAGATCATGCAGCTCCTGAAATCCGGCAAGTCCATTCTCTATTCCGTGTCGCTGCCGGAAGGTCTGACCGTCAAGCAGATGTTCCATCGCTTGTCCGATGACGAAGTCCTCGTCGGCGACCTGCCGCAGGAGCTGCCTGCCGAAGGTTCGCTGAAGCCTGACACCTACAAGTTTACGCGCGGCACCAAGCGCGTCGAAATCGTCCAGCAGATGGCGGCTGCCCAGAAGGCGCTTGTCGACCAGATCTGGGAAAAGCGCGATCCGAACCTCCCGGTCTCGACTGTCGAGGAGTTCGTGACGCTTGCGTCGATCGTGGAGAAGGAAACCGGACGCGCCGACGAGCGCCCGCGTGTTGCCTCGGTCTTCATCAACCGGCTCGACAAGGGCATGCGCCTTCAGTCCGATCCGACGATCATCTACGGCATTTTCGGCGGTGACGGGAAACCGGCGGACCGGCCGATCCTGAAGTCGGACCTCGATAAGGATACGCCCTACAATACCTATATCATCAAGGGCCTGCCGCCGACGGCGATCGCCAACCCGGGCCGCGCCGCACTTGAAGCCGTTGCCAATCCGTCGCGCACACCGGAACTCTACTTCGTGGCCGACGGCACGGGCGGCCACGTCTTTGCCGTGACATTGGATGAACACAACGCCAATGTTCGCCGCTGGCGCAAGGTCGAAGCCGAAAAGGCAGCCGAAGCGGCAAAGGCCGCCCAGGACGCGGCAACGACGGCACAGCCTCAGTAA
- the gmk gene encoding guanylate kinase, with protein sequence MKPATPSPIKIARRGLMLVISSPSGAGKSTIARNLLEADPDMSISVSVTTRQRRPSEIDGRHYHFKSIREFEGLRATDSLLEWAEVHGNFYGTPRDAVEAAMAAGRDMLFDIDWQGAQQLQEKMAGDVVSIFILPPSMAELQSRLHRRAEDSEEVIATRLANSRAEIEHWREYDYIVLNDDLDRAFSAVRAIVEAERLRRDRRPGLFEFVNGLLTENPF encoded by the coding sequence ATGAAACCGGCGACCCCTTCGCCCATCAAGATCGCCCGCCGCGGGCTGATGCTGGTCATTTCCTCACCCTCGGGTGCGGGAAAGTCGACGATCGCGCGCAATCTGCTGGAAGCCGATCCCGATATGAGCATTTCGGTAAGCGTGACCACGCGTCAGCGCCGTCCGAGCGAAATTGATGGACGGCACTATCACTTCAAGTCTATCCGCGAGTTCGAAGGATTGCGGGCGACCGACTCGCTGCTGGAATGGGCTGAGGTTCACGGCAATTTCTACGGCACACCGCGCGACGCCGTCGAAGCGGCGATGGCTGCAGGCCGCGACATGCTTTTCGATATCGACTGGCAGGGCGCACAGCAGCTTCAGGAGAAGATGGCCGGCGACGTCGTCTCGATCTTCATCCTGCCGCCGTCGATGGCCGAGCTGCAATCGCGGCTGCATCGTCGCGCCGAGGACAGCGAGGAAGTGATCGCCACGCGTCTGGCCAATTCACGTGCAGAAATCGAGCACTGGCGCGAGTACGACTATATCGTTCTCAACGACGATCTCGACCGCGCCTTCTCGGCGGTACGCGCCATCGTCGAGGCCGAGCGCCTGCGCCGAGATCGCCGCCCGGGCCTGTTCGAATTCGTCAATGGACTTCTGACGGAAAACCCGTTCTGA